The sequence GTAATGATATTAAAAACCCTTTAGAGTATTTTGATGTCTTTGAAATGTATGATCCTGCAGCATGGTGGGGATTGGATTGGTTGCGAGACTTCTTCTTGTTAAAAGGTGATGAGCATGTAAGGTTGGTTGAAAACAAAGACATAATGATAGGTGGTTCTATGCCTATAAATCCATCAGGTGGTGTTATAGCAACAAATCCTATAAGTGCAACTGCTCTGTTACGAGTGGCTGAAGCCGCACTGCAAATACGAGGTGATGCTGGTGCTCATCAAATTCCCAAAGAGGTTAAGCATGCACTGGCATCAGGATTTGGTGGAACAATGTGGACAGTTTTAATGATGTTAGAAAAAGAATTACACTGGTAGGAGGTCAATATGGAATACTGGGGTGTTAAAGTAGAAGATATATTTGATTCAATGAATGACCGGTTTAGGCCAGAGGGTGCTAAAGGGGTCACAGCAAAATTTGGTTACAACATTATTGGTGAAGGCAAATGGAAAATAATTGTTACTGAAGGCTTGTTGGAGATCATCAAGACTGATGACATTAGTGATTGCGTTGCAGTTATGGAGTGTGATGGGGAAACATTTGTAGGAATTAATATTGGCAAAGTTGATGCTGCAAATGCCTTTAGTAGTGGCAAGGTAAAGATTGAGGGTGATCTTGGACTGTTTGGAAAAACCGGTAAGATGTTCAAGAAGTATGTACCAAAAAAAGCAGCTATGTCAACTCGGGATTACATACTTGATATGTTTGGTACTCTGGTATCCCGATTCCAGCCTCAGAATGCACCACAGGAAGCAGTGATTGTATATGATATTGGTGGTGCTGATGGTGGGGTGTGGACTGCCTATATCAAAGATGGAAAAATTGAACTTAAAGAAGAACGAGCAGAGAAGTTTACTGTAAAACTGGAAGTGCAGGAAGCTAAGGATTGGGTTGATGTAATGCTTGGAAAAGTTGATGCATTTTCGCTATTATCGGCAGGGAAGGCGGCGATTGTAGGTGAAACGCAACTTGCTTTGAAGTTGGGTGAGATATTTGCTAAATATCAGGACCCGATGGCAAGTGGTCCTCCAGAACAGGAATTAATTGTTTTAAAGAAAACTATTTCGATTGGCCAAAAATTTTCAACAGGGCCAGTTATGGGTAAATTTTTAAATGCATTAAAAGAAAAGAAAATATTAGGGAATAAATGTCCCAAATGTGGACGCATTCAACTACCTGCCCGTGAAGTATGTGCAGAATGCCGTGTTCGTGTTGATGAGTGGGTTGAAGTGGGACCAAAAGGTCAGGTTAGGTATATGGAATATGTCTACTATGCAAGCCCAGACCCATTGACAGGTGAAACACGTGAGACACCGTATGGAATGGCAAATATACTCCTGGATGGATGTCGGGGTAATGACACCTTTGCGCATCTTATAAGAAGAGACCAAATTGATAGAATAAAAGGTGGAAAGGATGATGTTTCCGGAACTCGTGTAAGACCTGTTTGGAATGAACATCGCACTGGAAGCATCTTTGATATTAAATACTTTGAGATTGATGAGTAATGGAGGAATGGTATGGCACTTGATTATGATAGGAAAGATTGTTTTATAGTTGAAGGAAAGTTAGCATTGCCTTATACTTATTTTGCCGGGAGGGTGGGAAGTACTTTTATTACTACACTTCGTGATAAGAAAAAGATAATGGGTGTTAAATGCCCGGTATGCAATAAGGTATATGTGCCACCTAGGCAAACATGCGAACGTGATCTTACAGATATACGCGACAATTGGGTGGATGTTGGTCCTTTGGGTGAGGTGGTAAATTTTACTGTAGTCCGCTATGATGACAAACACCTGCCCAAAAAAGCTCCATATGTTATGGCACTGATAAAATTAGATGGTGCAGATACTCCTATTGTTCATATTTTGGACGGCATTGCACCTGAGGAAGTGAAAATTGGAATGAAGGTGGAAGCAGTATTTTCATCGTCACCCACAAACACTATTCTTGATATTTCTCATTTTGCACCAAAGAAGCCTGAAAAAGCATTTGTTTCAGAACGAAAACCTGAAGGTGCAAAGAGGGAGGAGCCAATCATTTCTGAAGAAGATAAATTATTGCGCGAAAGGAGGAAAGCTATGTCAAAGAAAGTTATTATAACTGCAGCATTAGCAGGTGCTGCCACTATGAAGAATCAGAATGAGGCTGTGCCATATACCCCACAGGAATTTGCCGAAGAAGCATACAAATGCTATAAAGCAGGTGCAGCTATGGTACATGTACATGCACGTGAGGATAATGGTTTCCCAACTCATGATCATAAGCGTATCAAGGATACACATGATGCAATTAAAGAAAAATGCCCTGATATTATTGTGAACCTAAGCTCAGCAGTGGGTATGGGCAAAACACCTGAACAGCGTATAAGCCAGATAATACATGTAAAACCTGAAATGGCTTCGCTCAATACCAATACTATGAACTTCAGCATTATTGACCGCAAGACCGGCAAAATATTCATAGACTTTGTTTTTGAGAACACTTTTACCATGCTGCAGGATTTTGGTAAGGCAATGGAAGAGAATGGCGTAAAGCCCGAAGTTGAAGTGTATGATCTTGGTGGCCTTGATAACTGGTATCTGATTGCAAAACAGGGATTCTTTACAAAGCCATATAACTTCAACTTTGTATGGGGCGTTGCAGGAGGTATGGGATTCAGGCCGGATATGTTTATGGTATTGAAAAACGCATTGCCTGAAGATTCCAATTTTACCACTTGTGGAGTTGGAGTTGAACAGTTCCCAGCAGTTACCATGTCATGTCTTGTTGGCGGACATATGCGAGTTGGTCTTGAGGATAACATAAGAATACCCACCGGCGAGTTAGCAAAGGGTAGTTACGAGCAGGTTGAGTGGGCAGTACGCATAGCCGAATCGTTGGGTAGAGAACCCGCCACACCAGATGAAGCTCGTGAAATAATGGGAATACGCAAGCGATAGTTACTGAGTAACACATCCCTGCTGACATGTTTGCCATGCGGGGATGTGTACATCCATGCAAAAGTACTACAAGGTGCAGAGGTAGATAGTATGAGTTCCAAGTGTTATTATCAGATGGAAAAAGAGAATGTTGCAGTTGTGTACTTTGATAATCCCCC comes from Spirochaetota bacterium and encodes:
- a CDS encoding SCP2 sterol-binding domain-containing protein is translated as MEYWGVKVEDIFDSMNDRFRPEGAKGVTAKFGYNIIGEGKWKIIVTEGLLEIIKTDDISDCVAVMECDGETFVGINIGKVDAANAFSSGKVKIEGDLGLFGKTGKMFKKYVPKKAAMSTRDYILDMFGTLVSRFQPQNAPQEAVIVYDIGGADGGVWTAYIKDGKIELKEERAEKFTVKLEVQEAKDWVDVMLGKVDAFSLLSAGKAAIVGETQLALKLGEIFAKYQDPMASGPPEQELIVLKKTISIGQKFSTGPVMGKFLNALKEKKILGNKCPKCGRIQLPAREVCAECRVRVDEWVEVGPKGQVRYMEYVYYASPDPLTGETRETPYGMANILLDGCRGNDTFAHLIRRDQIDRIKGGKDDVSGTRVRPVWNEHRTGSIFDIKYFEIDE
- a CDS encoding 3-keto-5-aminohexanoate cleavage protein, which encodes MALDYDRKDCFIVEGKLALPYTYFAGRVGSTFITTLRDKKKIMGVKCPVCNKVYVPPRQTCERDLTDIRDNWVDVGPLGEVVNFTVVRYDDKHLPKKAPYVMALIKLDGADTPIVHILDGIAPEEVKIGMKVEAVFSSSPTNTILDISHFAPKKPEKAFVSERKPEGAKREEPIISEEDKLLRERRKAMSKKVIITAALAGAATMKNQNEAVPYTPQEFAEEAYKCYKAGAAMVHVHAREDNGFPTHDHKRIKDTHDAIKEKCPDIIVNLSSAVGMGKTPEQRISQIIHVKPEMASLNTNTMNFSIIDRKTGKIFIDFVFENTFTMLQDFGKAMEENGVKPEVEVYDLGGLDNWYLIAKQGFFTKPYNFNFVWGVAGGMGFRPDMFMVLKNALPEDSNFTTCGVGVEQFPAVTMSCLVGGHMRVGLEDNIRIPTGELAKGSYEQVEWAVRIAESLGREPATPDEAREIMGIRKR